Proteins found in one Brachyspira murdochii DSM 12563 genomic segment:
- the dsdA gene encoding D-serine ammonia-lyase: protein MKDFSNNVVVDKLSRLEEIAWINKKEIRFSEYEKNLPISDKQLDDAEERLKRFAPFIMKAFPETQKSNGIIESPLEPILKMQSKLEEKYNTKIYGKLYLKMDSHLPVAGSIKARGGVYEVLKHAEDLAIDAGILNINDDYSILTEDKFRKFFSQYKIQVGSTGNLGLSIGITSAALGFEVIVHMSADAKQWKKDMLRAKGVTVIEYADDYGKAVEEGRKNSDADPKSYFIDDEKSMDLFLGYTVAARRLKKQLEEKGIDINEQNPLIVYIPCGVGGAPGGVAYGLKRIYKDNVYIFFIEPTLAPCMLLGLETSMHENISVKDIGINGITHADGLAVGRPSGLVSRIMEPILSGEFTIADYRLYDYLRYLNETENIQIEPSACATFQGPVELMKNEESKNYIKEKIGDNIKNSYHICWATGGSMVPKEDMDNFLNTYLV, encoded by the coding sequence ATGAAAGATTTTAGTAATAATGTAGTAGTAGATAAATTATCAAGATTAGAAGAAATTGCTTGGATTAATAAAAAAGAAATTAGGTTTTCTGAGTATGAAAAGAATTTACCTATATCTGATAAGCAATTAGATGATGCAGAGGAGCGTTTAAAAAGATTTGCCCCTTTTATTATGAAGGCTTTTCCAGAAACTCAAAAATCTAACGGTATAATAGAATCGCCTTTAGAGCCAATATTAAAAATGCAAAGTAAATTAGAAGAAAAATATAATACAAAAATATACGGAAAATTGTATTTAAAAATGGACAGTCATCTTCCAGTAGCGGGTTCCATTAAGGCTAGAGGCGGAGTTTATGAGGTATTAAAACATGCTGAAGACTTAGCAATAGATGCCGGAATATTAAATATTAATGATGATTATTCTATACTTACTGAAGATAAATTTAGAAAATTTTTCTCTCAATATAAAATACAAGTAGGTTCTACTGGTAATTTAGGATTAAGTATAGGAATAACTAGTGCTGCTTTAGGATTTGAAGTAATAGTTCATATGTCAGCCGATGCCAAACAATGGAAAAAAGATATGTTACGAGCTAAGGGAGTAACAGTTATAGAATATGCTGATGATTACGGTAAAGCTGTAGAAGAAGGACGTAAAAATTCAGATGCTGATCCAAAAAGTTATTTTATAGATGATGAAAAATCTATGGATTTATTTTTGGGTTATACAGTAGCAGCACGAAGATTAAAAAAACAGCTTGAAGAAAAAGGTATAGATATAAATGAACAAAATCCTTTAATAGTATATATACCTTGCGGTGTAGGGGGAGCTCCGGGTGGTGTTGCTTATGGGTTAAAAAGAATATATAAAGATAATGTTTATATATTCTTTATAGAACCTACTTTAGCTCCATGTATGTTATTAGGTTTAGAAACTTCTATGCATGAAAATATTAGCGTAAAAGATATAGGAATCAATGGTATTACACATGCTGACGGACTTGCTGTAGGCAGACCTTCAGGACTTGTAAGCAGAATAATGGAGCCTATATTAAGCGGAGAATTTACTATAGCTGATTACAGATTGTATGATTATCTTAGATATTTAAATGAAACTGAAAATATACAAATAGAACCTTCTGCCTGTGCCACTTTTCAAGGTCCTGTAGAACTTATGAAAAATGAAGAAAGTAAAAATTATATAAAAGAAAAAATAGGAGATAATATAAAAAATTCATACCATATTTGCTGGGCTACTGGAGGCAGTATGGTACCTAAAGAAGATATGGATAATTTTTTAAATACTTATTTAGTATAA
- a CDS encoding GntP family permease, producing the protein MGSMFVIVAIILSILVLIVLTIFVKLHPFFALSISAFFFGIISGHSIPSIIEAYSSGLGGTIAGIGIVIAIGTVMGALLEKSGAAETMAETILKITGKKNADIGLAVTGYFVSIPVFCDSAFVLLSPLAKRISKDTGGSMTTMAVALAMGLHATHMLVPPTPGPLAVAGILKANLGLVILLGMLVSIPVTIIGVLAGRFFGKKYYYLPNIDNSVNTYEENKGNKLPSPIMSFSPILIPIILMLLRTVATLESAPLGKGTLYNILDILGQTIIALFIGLIIAFFTYRSVNKEDKEVWTFDGIFGEALKTAGQIVLIVGSGGAFATVLKLSNLQDIVTSMFSGISVGIIVPFIIGAIFRTAIGSGTVGMITAASMLLPLVDVLGFNSPMGLVIAMLACAAGGFMVFHGNDDFFWVVTSTSEMKPETAYKVFPIVSVLQALTALICVFILKLIFL; encoded by the coding sequence ATGGGTTCAATGTTTGTTATAGTTGCTATTATATTATCAATATTAGTTTTGATAGTACTAACTATATTTGTAAAACTGCATCCATTCTTTGCTTTATCAATAAGTGCCTTTTTCTTTGGTATAATTTCAGGACATTCTATACCTTCAATAATAGAGGCATATTCTAGCGGATTAGGAGGTACAATAGCTGGTATCGGAATAGTAATAGCAATAGGTACAGTCATGGGAGCTTTGCTTGAAAAGAGCGGAGCTGCAGAAACAATGGCAGAAACCATATTAAAAATAACAGGTAAAAAGAATGCTGATATAGGATTAGCTGTAACAGGCTATTTTGTATCAATACCAGTATTTTGCGATTCTGCTTTTGTACTATTATCACCATTGGCAAAAAGAATAAGCAAAGATACAGGAGGAAGTATGACCACTATGGCAGTAGCTTTGGCTATGGGACTTCATGCAACTCATATGTTAGTTCCGCCTACTCCGGGACCTTTGGCTGTTGCAGGCATATTAAAAGCAAATTTGGGATTAGTTATACTTCTCGGAATGTTAGTATCAATACCAGTAACTATTATAGGTGTATTGGCTGGAAGATTTTTTGGTAAAAAGTATTATTACTTACCAAATATAGATAATAGTGTAAATACTTATGAGGAAAATAAAGGAAATAAACTTCCTTCTCCTATTATGAGTTTCTCTCCAATATTGATTCCTATAATTTTGATGCTTCTTAGAACAGTTGCAACATTAGAATCGGCACCTTTAGGAAAAGGGACTTTATATAATATTTTGGATATATTGGGGCAAACCATAATTGCATTATTTATAGGTTTAATAATTGCATTTTTTACATATAGATCTGTAAATAAAGAAGATAAGGAAGTTTGGACATTTGATGGTATATTTGGGGAAGCTTTAAAAACTGCAGGACAGATAGTTTTGATAGTTGGTTCAGGCGGGGCTTTTGCTACAGTATTGAAATTATCTAATCTTCAGGATATAGTTACAAGTATGTTTTCTGGTATATCAGTTGGAATAATAGTTCCTTTTATAATAGGTGCTATATTTAGGACAGCTATAGGTTCTGGTACTGTTGGAATGATAACAGCTGCATCTATGCTTCTTCCTTTAGTAGATGTTTTAGGGTTTAATTCGCCTATGGGACTTGTAATAGCTATGCTTGCCTGTGCTGCAGGAGGATTTATGGTATTTCATGGTAATGATGACTTTTTTTGGGTTGTTACTTCTACATCAGAGATGAAGCCAGAAACAGCATATAAAGTATTTCCTATAGTAAGTGTACTTCAGGCATTAACAGCATTAATATGTGTATTTATATTAAAATTAATATTTCTATAA
- a CDS encoding helix-turn-helix domain-containing protein, with protein sequence MCNEIDIGIKIKDIRIKKGILIKDLAKKCGISSSMLSQIEKGNANPSLNTIKSIAKELEVPIFQFFIEDEENIKKINILKERDRKIIYTREVTYELLSPEGTSNIEFIRMILNEKDLESSIEPMPHKGEEVAFLLSGKAEITIFNQSAVMYEGDSIHIPALAPHKWKNLHDKESIIIFAVTPPEF encoded by the coding sequence ATGTGTAATGAAATAGATATTGGAATAAAAATAAAAGATATAAGAATTAAAAAAGGAATTCTAATAAAAGATTTAGCCAAAAAATGCGGTATATCATCATCTATGCTTAGCCAAATAGAAAAAGGCAATGCCAATCCTTCATTAAACACTATAAAATCAATAGCAAAAGAATTAGAAGTTCCAATCTTTCAATTTTTTATAGAAGATGAAGAAAACATAAAAAAAATAAATATCTTAAAGGAAAGAGATAGAAAAATAATATATACAAGAGAAGTTACATATGAATTGCTATCTCCTGAAGGAACAAGCAATATAGAATTTATAAGAATGATTCTAAATGAAAAAGATTTAGAATCATCTATTGAACCTATGCCTCATAAGGGGGAAGAAGTGGCATTTTTATTAAGCGGAAAAGCTGAAATTACAATATTCAATCAATCTGCTGTTATGTATGAAGGAGATTCAATACATATACCCGCTTTAGCACCGCATAAATGGAAAAATTTACATGACAAAGAAAGTATAATCATTTTTGCAGTAACTCCGCCAGAATTTTAA
- a CDS encoding shikimate kinase gives MNNKNNIDNKVIFVIGLPGCGKSALSKLLAEKLNYTLYDMDSFIEQKEEKTITDIFADNGEEYFRKVESEVLEELAGMNNAVISTGGGIVLLEKNRNIMKEKGLTIFIDRNPEIILQNIDPRERPLLAKDKNKLLELSKQRDNLYRESADIIFTHNTWEDDINNTFIRLHDLIKGFINQI, from the coding sequence ATGAATAATAAAAATAATATAGATAATAAAGTAATATTTGTAATAGGACTTCCGGGGTGTGGGAAAAGTGCTTTATCAAAACTTCTAGCTGAAAAATTAAATTATACTCTTTATGATATGGATTCATTTATAGAACAAAAAGAAGAGAAAACAATAACAGATATTTTTGCAGATAACGGAGAAGAATATTTCAGAAAAGTAGAAAGTGAAGTTTTAGAAGAGCTTGCCGGTATGAATAATGCTGTAATATCCACTGGAGGGGGGATAGTACTTCTCGAAAAAAATAGAAATATTATGAAGGAAAAAGGACTTACCATTTTTATAGACAGAAATCCGGAAATTATACTGCAAAACATAGACCCTAGAGAGCGTCCTTTGCTTGCAAAAGATAAAAATAAATTATTAGAGCTTTCAAAACAGAGAGATAATTTATACAGAGAGAGTGCTGATATAATATTTACACATAATACTTGGGAAGATGATATTAATAACACTTTTATAAGGCTGCATGATTTAATAAAAGGTTTTATCAATCAGATTTAA
- a CDS encoding chorismate mutase: MLSEELQELRKEIDRIDKQIVNLIDERMKVSLKVGETKKKYNAPIFDPKREKEVIAKKIELLENKDLSSLITTMYNDIMYTSKQLQKHLIDEGSDNKKENGNNKEKIKYDKRVVYQGREGGNGHEAALKFFGENACLIKKAYFNDVLESIRSGESYYGVLPLENSSTGMVNEVLDILADYNCKIVGEIYLPIEYGLMAKKGISIKDIKKVISHHQALKQCSNFIKENSFEEITASNTAEAAFIVSNGDDKTIASISNKNACKIYDLDMLEENIENIKGNTTRFIIVANYDNALNSGNKMTMRFLLPHENGSLANSLDKLKSFNLTSIVSRPHSDRKWQYYFYIDMTGDFDRYKEEFEDFKKSVENLIILGQYDE; encoded by the coding sequence ATGTTATCTGAAGAATTACAGGAATTAAGAAAAGAAATTGACAGAATTGATAAGCAAATAGTAAATTTGATAGATGAAAGAATGAAAGTTAGTCTTAAAGTAGGAGAGACAAAAAAGAAATATAATGCCCCTATATTTGACCCGAAAAGAGAAAAAGAAGTTATAGCAAAAAAAATAGAACTGCTTGAAAATAAAGATTTATCATCATTAATAACAACTATGTATAATGATATAATGTACACATCAAAACAGCTTCAGAAACATTTAATTGATGAAGGTAGTGATAACAAAAAAGAAAATGGTAATAATAAAGAAAAAATAAAATATGATAAGAGAGTAGTTTATCAGGGCAGAGAAGGCGGAAACGGACATGAGGCTGCTTTGAAATTTTTTGGTGAAAATGCATGTCTCATAAAAAAGGCATATTTTAATGATGTACTTGAAAGCATAAGAAGCGGTGAGAGTTATTACGGTGTTTTACCTTTAGAAAATTCTTCTACTGGTATGGTTAATGAGGTTTTGGATATACTTGCCGATTATAACTGCAAAATTGTTGGAGAGATATATTTACCTATAGAATACGGTCTTATGGCTAAAAAGGGGATCAGTATAAAAGATATTAAAAAGGTTATATCTCATCATCAGGCTTTGAAACAATGTTCTAATTTTATAAAAGAAAATAGTTTTGAAGAGATAACAGCATCAAATACGGCAGAAGCTGCTTTTATAGTTTCTAATGGAGATGATAAAACCATTGCTTCTATTTCAAATAAAAATGCCTGTAAGATTTATGATTTAGATATGCTTGAAGAAAATATTGAAAATATAAAAGGAAACACTACACGCTTTATAATAGTAGCTAATTATGATAATGCTTTAAATAGCGGAAACAAAATGACTATGAGATTTTTGCTTCCTCATGAAAACGGCAGTTTGGCTAATTCTCTTGATAAATTAAAAAGTTTTAATTTAACTTCTATAGTAAGCCGTCCTCATAGTGACAGAAAATGGCAGTATTATTTTTATATTGATATGACAGGCGACTTTGATAGGTATAAAGAAGAGTTTGAAGATTTTAAGAAAAGTGTAGAGAATCTTATAATATTAGGGCAGTATGATGAATAA
- a CDS encoding phospholipase D family protein, whose translation MNLFTNSNDKHDFLKTALIASIKENDDIFIATAFFNDTEIINKAVEKNCNIKLIVRLSLATSIERLKDVYNKKNVHIRFFTSDSFHPKLYIFGNTKAFIGSSNLTKSGILSNQEINVSIDSDNIIFYDLINCFYDYWESAEVLNDNIIEKYSKIEEEYHDLDNKLKKFNEILKEEIGDFKFNNITTIDNTKKSKKLSYISDFKRKYQIFLDCYKKLTEMYTSSLMKLQINRKYNDLPLKIEMDQFLNWIKENKIKEKSYIKINDNEIELKLQYLIKEYYDNYKIEDEYIKNYNRCRNTLKENNINTVSYNELYEALLFINAFRDRRRFFSDNSMKEKFLDTNNSLENIIRTIYYLLYNNEPYEIKMANCIYNKDFKLQAFGESCVKELYGVMSDNENIPLCNDRVFEAMEYLGFGNLK comes from the coding sequence ATGAATTTATTTACAAATTCTAATGATAAACATGATTTTTTAAAAACAGCATTGATTGCTAGTATAAAAGAAAATGATGATATATTTATAGCAACTGCATTTTTTAATGATACAGAAATAATAAATAAAGCTGTAGAAAAAAATTGTAATATAAAACTTATTGTAAGATTATCATTAGCAACTTCTATAGAAAGATTAAAAGATGTATATAATAAAAAAAATGTACATATTAGATTTTTTACTTCAGATAGTTTTCACCCTAAATTATATATATTTGGAAATACAAAAGCATTTATAGGTTCATCAAATTTAACTAAAAGCGGTATATTATCTAATCAAGAGATAAATGTTTCAATAGATTCTGATAATATAATTTTTTATGATCTAATAAATTGTTTTTATGATTATTGGGAAAGTGCTGAAGTACTAAATGATAATATAATAGAAAAATATTCAAAAATAGAAGAAGAATATCATGATCTAGATAATAAATTAAAAAAATTTAATGAAATATTAAAAGAAGAAATAGGTGATTTTAAATTTAATAATATTACAACTATTGATAATACTAAAAAAAGTAAAAAATTATCATATATTTCAGATTTTAAAAGAAAATATCAAATATTTTTGGATTGTTATAAAAAATTAACTGAAATGTATACATCATCTCTTATGAAACTTCAAATTAATAGGAAATATAATGATTTACCATTAAAAATAGAAATGGATCAGTTTTTAAACTGGATCAAAGAAAATAAAATAAAAGAAAAAAGTTATATTAAAATTAATGATAATGAAATAGAACTAAAATTACAATATCTTATTAAAGAATATTATGATAATTATAAAATTGAAGATGAATATATTAAAAATTATAACAGATGCCGAAATACTTTAAAAGAAAACAATATAAATACAGTATCTTATAATGAATTATATGAAGCTTTATTATTTATTAATGCTTTTAGAGATAGAAGACGTTTTTTTTCAGATAATTCTATGAAAGAAAAATTTTTGGACACAAACAATAGTTTAGAAAATATAATAAGAACAATTTATTATTTATTATATAATAATGAACCGTATGAAATAAAAATGGCTAACTGTATATATAATAAAGATTTTAAATTACAAGCTTTTGGTGAAAGCTGTGTTAAAGAGTTATATGGTGTTATGAGCGATAATGAAAATATTCCTTTATGTAATGACAGGGTATTTGAAGCTATGGAATATTTAGGATTCGGTAATTTAAAATAA